One window from the genome of Campylobacter concisus encodes:
- the ruvX gene encoding Holliday junction resolvase RuvX, translated as MREKFMAIDVGLKRIGLAFGFGEIVTPLEPVLRKNRNQAARDVSQKVNEYAPDTLVVGVPIGGSSEDEMRRRIKHFVSLLDVKANIVYQDEAFSSSEASEIYTNTKRDGRLDSISATIILKRYLGIN; from the coding sequence ATGAGAGAGAAATTTATGGCTATTGATGTTGGGTTAAAGCGAATAGGACTTGCCTTTGGTTTTGGAGAGATCGTGACCCCGCTTGAGCCAGTGCTTAGAAAAAATAGAAATCAAGCCGCAAGAGATGTGAGCCAAAAGGTAAATGAATATGCCCCAGATACGCTAGTAGTGGGTGTGCCAATCGGCGGTAGTAGCGAAGATGAGATGAGAAGACGCATCAAGCATTTTGTCTCACTTCTTGATGTAAAGGCAAATATTGTCTATCAAGATGAAGCTTTTAGTAGCAGCGAAGCTAGTGAAATTTACACAAATACAAAGCGAGATGGTAGGCTAGATAGCATTTCAGCCACTATTATTTTAAAAAGATATCTTGGGATAAATTAA